CTCGGCATCTACGGCTGCTCCTTCGCCACCCGCGAACTCGCCCTGGAGCGCCTGTGCCACCGCTACGGCGAAAACCGCGGCCTGCGTCTCTTCGGGGCGCTGCACGCGCAGCAGGAAAACCATCGAAAGACCTTCGCCAACAAGGTTCGCATCGAGCGCCACAGCGTCTCCAGACTCCTGCGCGACCTCCACGCCTCGGGCATCGCTCCCGCCATCGTTGAAGGCAAACCTCTCCCTCCTCTCGAAATCACGTGGCCGCCCGAGAACAACCCTCTCCCTGCTCCTCGCAGGAGTCCACTCGCCTCCGAAGAATCCTCTCCTTCATCCGAAGAAGTTTCCAATGAAATCACCTCCAAATAGCCCCCTACCCCTCAAAACCTGTCCCCAAGTCCTAGTGATACTCTCTGGACTTGGGCGGCGCGCGCCTGCCGGGGCCGGGGCGCGCCTTGCCGCCGTAGCCCTCTCCCCCTCGCTTTCCCGCCCGCCTGAACAGCCTGCGTCGAACTCGCCTCAGCCGGGTCAAGCCGCCGCGCAAAGAGTGCCCCTGCACTGCGTCCGGGTTCCCCACTTTGCGCGGCCCTGCGGCTGCGGGCTTGACCTGCGCCGAGTTCTCCTCTTCCCGGAACCGGCGGGCGGGAAAGGCTGCTCCCCCTCTCCCACGATACCGCCAGGAGACATGCCATGAGCGCTTACATCTACGCCCGAGTGTCCTCCGAGACCCAGGAGAAGCACCAGACCATCGAGAGCCAGCTAGCCGAGCTTCGGCGATACGCCCAGGCCCACGACCTTGCCATCGCCGGAGAATTCGTTGACGACGGCTACAGCGGCACCCTGCTGGCGCGGCCCGGTCTCGACGCGCTGCGCGACAAA
The genomic region above belongs to Armatimonadota bacterium and contains:
- a CDS encoding recombinase family protein: MSAYIYARVSSETQEKHQTIESQLAELRRYAQAHDLAIAGEFVDDGYSGTLLARPGLDALRDK